In Misgurnus anguillicaudatus chromosome 5, ASM2758022v2, whole genome shotgun sequence, a genomic segment contains:
- the lzts3b gene encoding leucine zipper putative tumor suppressor 3 — protein MGSVGSGVAGEQEFAMKSVGTRTTLPRGPPLSRRGPSDRSFSAERLHAPPSASEGSSDERGGSSTTTDRAQINSTSSHMERVVPTNGNGPGGNVTGRRDGHRTGAVVSLDACGNVVGHGAEKNQDSAAPVKGRDGNMTKRDSRTPPKILTVSGKLEQNNSALVRPSAFKPVVPKSFHSMQNLVGQSGGGGGCSAGSGGGSDAPQSLCEQDSPDRDPSGGNDGQGGMSDSGRNSLTSLPTYSGPSLGYGPPQALGPLSASTSHINRLGTAGAPLDTVDKPNYQNGRSVSDSCQSSSGKSSLSYQRLCHLKDKCAGVQPSPSTDDIIQDLEDRLWEKEQEVLHMRRNLDQSEAAIVQVFDEKQRVWEREMEELRQNYAGRLQQVTRRAQRTQQALQAHVARLQQDKGRLQEEISALLAQREELERKCLDYRKEQADILPRLEETKWELCQKAGEISLLKQQLRESQNEVTQRAGEMVALRGQLKELNAQLKEREEIMHSLKDSYTKKSRELERCEGDLKITLNEVSMLRDKVVVFEAEVLGLKRALNELSCRSERSATALSGSSSLPWAGLHSPRTPEALTGLAPLSVTVDALLSLQSDEAKAQRQEAGELRRQLERLQGELHLERQQRERQALTFAHERHTWQGEKERVLKYQAQLQLSYVETLQRNQALEERVGQLGAKIPTTPGSPPPITLTVPVPMTPALSPADVEDPKAPVMHQLAPPWPVPSRLERIESTEI, from the exons ATGGGCAGCGTGGGCAGCGGGGTGGCCGGAGAGCAGGAGTTCGCCATGAAGAGCGTGGGCACTCGAACCACCCTCCCTCGTGGCCCGCCTCTTTCTCGGCGCGGCCCCTCCGACCGCAGCTTCAGCGCCGAGCGTCTCCACGCGCCGCCCTCCGCCTCGGAGGGCTCCAGCGATGAGCGAGGAGGGAGCAGCACCACCACGGATCGAGCACAGATCAACAGCACCTCCTCTCATATGGAGCGGGTGGTCCCCACCAACGGGAACGGGCCAGGGGGTAACGTCACGGGCCGCAGAGACGGACACAGAACCGGAGCGGTGGTGTCACTGGACGCCTGCGGTAACGTCGTGGGCCACGGTGCTGAGAAGAACCAGGATTCTGCAGCACCGGTGAAGGGCAGAGATGGAAACATGACTAAGAGAGACAGTCGCACACCACCCAAGATATTAACTGTGTCTGGAAAACTTGAGCAG AACAATTCTGCACTAGTACGACCGTCTGCCTTTAAACCTGTGGTGCCCAAGAGCTTTCACTCTATGCAGAACCTGGTTGGACAAtctggaggaggaggaggatgtTCTGCTGGGTCTGGTGGAGGTTCTGACGCCCCACAGTCCCTTTGTGAGCAAGACAGCCCAGATCGAGACCCTTCAGGTGGAAACGACGGCCAGGGCGGCATGTCCGACTCCGGGAGGAACTCCCTAACCAGCCTGCCCACCTACTCGGGCCCGAGTCTGGGCTACGGGCCGCCTCAAGCTCTCGGCCCGCTGAGCGCTTCCACCAGTCACATCAACAGACTGGGAACCGCAGGCGCTCCACTGGACACAGTGGACAAACCCAACTATCAGAACGGTCGGAGTGTCTCTGACAGCTGCCAGTCGTCGTCTGGAAAAAGCTCTTTGTCGTATCAGAGACTTTGTCATCTTAAAGACAAGTGTGCCGGCGTCCAGCCGTCCCCCTCCACTGATGACATCATCCAGGACCTGGAGGATCGACTTTGGGAGAAGGAACAAGAG GTCCTTCACATGAGGCGTAACCTGGATCAAAGCGAGGCGGCCATCGTTCAGGTGTTCGATGAGAAACAGCGAGTGTGGGAGCGCGAGATGGAGGAACTGAGACAGAATTACGCCGGGCGTCTGCAGCAGGTGACCCGTCGGGCTCAACGCACACAGCAGGCACTGCAGGCCCACGTCGCCCGATTACAGCAGGACAAGGGTCGTCTACAGGAGGAGATCAGCGCCCTGCTCGCCCAGAGAGAAGAGCTGGAGAGAAAGTGCTTGGATTACCGTAAAGAGCAGGCGGATATTCTGCCCAGACTGGAGGAGACCAAGTGGGAG TTATGTCAGAAGGCCGGTGAGATTTCTCTGCTCAAGCAGCAGTTAAGGGAGAGTCAGAATGAGGTGACACAGCGAGCGGGTGAGATGGTGGCTCTCAGAGGTCAGCTGAAGGAACTCAACGCCCAACTGAAGGAACGTGAGGAGATCATGCACAGCCTGAAGGACTCTTACACCAAGAAGAGCCGAGAGCTGGAGAGATGTGAGGGagatctcaaaataacactaaaTGAG GTGTCGATGTTGCGGGATAAGGTGGTTGTGTTCGAGGCGGAGGTTCTGGGTCTGAAACGCGCTCTCAACGAACTCAGCTGCAGAAGTGAACGCAGCGCGACGGCTCTGAGCGGCAGCAGCAGTTTACCCTGGGCCGGCCTGCACTCGCCCCGAACGCCCGAGGCCCTGACCGGACTCGCTCCCCTCAGCGTCACCGTGGACGCCCTCCTCAGTCTTCAGAGCGACGAGGCCAAAGCGCAGCGGCAGGAGGCGGGCGAGCTGCGCAGACAGCTGGAGCGTCTGCAGGGGGAGCTGCACCTGGAGAGACAGCAGAGGGAGCGGCAGGCGCTCACCTTCGCTCACGAGCGCCACACCTGGCAGGGTGAGAAAGAGCGAGTGTTGAAGTATCAGGCCCAGCTGCAGCTCAGCTACGTGGAAACGCTGCAGAGGAACCAGGCGCTGGAGGAGCGGGTGGGGCAGCTCGGAGCTAAAATCCCCACAACGCCCGGCTCCCCCCCGCCCATCACTCTCACCGTTCCCGTTCCGATGACCCCCGCGCTTTCCCCGGCGGACGTGGAAGATCCCAAAGCACCGGTGATGCACCAGCTCGCTCCTCCGTGGCCCGTACCTTCTCGTTTGGAGCGGATCGAGTCCACGGAGATTTAG
- the ubox5 gene encoding RING finger protein 37, whose protein sequence is MMVVNLCETHFHTTIQCDKLCADGYDVTNLLSGDPVTRRRGFRLEYFLRPPLHVTLGFRVKMELCRVDVELWPWRTDQGKSSRRLEILSSSDPPAQVERDVGQFKLVARCDLQDETQVSFLHSSFKPRAPFLDPPPPVPAQAKRQDLWSRGPQSLGSVAQLRVSIPYSGAATALGIKSLAVWALPARCCSPSEVEKFQEAHLNSLKLNRHSSLDPTTVSPKPDHISPDSPVPEEFLDPLTQELMVFPMILPSGMVIDNSTLEEYQKREATWGRLPNDPFTGVPFAQNSKPLPNTALKSRIDRLVLQTGCTGVGNKPMNKPQSSRLIVSPNAGEARSSANFSRDHNDSESKDVRCQTVTCAGDSVFTSGQTQCRSSKRKYESLSSPSSSVDLAASHTTTESHEQRLADSLDEALNEALHGLPTFTSQRKTNSDPETSAGTSQSDDSTRGNCEGQQKCLFCSCLLSVYSWSVLSYSLSCGHLICGPCLQHKRLTDSQRLKIKCPACGRFASSSDITRVHH, encoded by the exons ATGATGGTGGTTAACCTGTGTGAGACACATTTCCACACAACAATTCAATGTGACAAG CTGTGTGCCGATGGCTATGACGTCACCAACCTTTTGTCCGGAGATCCGGTTACACGACGGAGAGGTTTCAGACTGGAATACTTCCTGCGGCCTCCGCTGCACGTCACCCTGGGCTTCCGAGTCAAGATGGAGTTGTGTCGGGTGGACGTCGAGCTTTGGCCCTGGCGCACGGATCAAGGGAAGAGCTCTCGAAGGCTTGAGATCTTGAGCTCTTCTGATCCTCCTGCGCAGGTGGAGCGAGACGTCGGCCAGTTCAAGCTCGTGGCTCGTTGTGATTTGCAAGATGAAACGCAGGTGTCTTTCCTTCACTCGTCTTTTAAACCTCGAGCGCCATTCCTGGATCCTCCACCGCCGGTGCCAGCGCAGGCTAAACGTCAGGATCTGTGGAGCCGCGGGCCGCAGTCTCTGGGCTCTGTGGCGCAGCTCCGTGTCAGTATTCCATACAGCGGAGCCGCGACTGCGCTCGGGATCAAGTCGCTCGCTGTTTGGGCTCTGCCTGCTCGCTGCTGTTCACCTTCTGAAGTCGAGAAGTTTCAGGAAGCACACCTAAATAGTTTGAAGTTAAACCGTCATTCATCCTTAGATCCTACCACAGTTTCTCCCAAGCCAGATCACATCTCCCCAGATAGTCCGGTCCCGGAGGAATTCCTGGATCCGCTGACTCAGGAACTCATGGTTTTTCCGATGATTTTACCCAGTGGGATGGTCATAGATAACAGCACCTTAGAAGAGTATCAGAAGAGAGAAGCTACGTGGGGCCGTCTGCCCAACGACCCGTTTACCGGCGTTCCTTTTGCACAAAACTCTAAACCTCTTCCCAACACCGCCCTTAAAAGTCGCATCGACCGTCTGGTGCTACAGACGGGATGCACGGGAGTCGGGAATAAACCGATGAATAAACCTCAGTCGTCCAGGCTTATCGTATCTCCTAACGCTGGAGAAGCCAGAAGCTCAGCAAACTTCAGCAGAGATCACAATGATTCAGAATCTAAAGACGTTAGATGTCAAACTGTGACCTGTGCTGGAGATTCAGTCTTTACTTCAGGACAAACACAGTGTCGTTCCAGTAAAAGAAAATATGAAAGTCTAAGTTCTCCCTCCAGTAGTGTTGATTTAGCGGCGTCACACACCACCACAG AGTCTCATGAGCAGCGTTTAGCAGACAGTTTAGATGAAGCTCTGAATGAAGCTCTTCATGGATTACCTACATTCACCTCACAGAGGAAAACAAACTCTGATCCAGAAACTTCAGCCGGTACATCACAGTCTGACGACAGCACGCGTGGAAATTGTGAAG ggcagcagaaatgtttgttttgttcatgTTTATTAAGTGTTTATTCCTGGAGCGTGTTGTCGTACTCTCTGTCCTGTGGACATCTCATATGTGGACCCtgtttacaacacaaacgtctgACTGATTCTCAGAGGTTAAAGATTAAATGCCCGGCGTGTGGCAGGTTTGCCTCCAGCAGTGACATCACACGCGTACATCATTAA